CAACCGGTCCATGATGCCGCCGTGGCCGGGCAGCAGCGTGCCCATGTCCTTGATCCCCAGGTCGCGCTTGATCATCGACTCGCCCAGGTCGCCCAGGGTCGCGGTGACCGCGGCGCAGCCGCCCAGGATCAGGCCCTGCCACCAGCTGCCGTCGTCGATGATCAGCTGCATCAGCACGGCGCCGGCCAGCATCGACAGGGCGATGCCGCCGGCCAGGCCCTCGCGGGTCTTGCCGGGGCTGATCGTCGGGGCCAGCTTGGTCCGGCCGAACTTGTAGCCCACGGCGTAGGCGCCGGTGTCGCTGCAGATCGTGACGATCAGGAAGAGCACGATCCGCTGGGGGCCGTCGTCGGCCGCCAGCATCATCGCCACGAAGGTGGCCAGGAAGGGCACGTAGAAGGCGGTGAACACGCCCGCCGTTATGTCCCGCAGGTAGTTCTCCGGCGGCTCGGCCATCCTCCAGACCATCACCGCCAGGCCGGTCAGTGCGAGTGAGGCTGCGGCCCACTCGACCCCGGACCAGTAACCGGTGGCGACCATCGCGATGCCGCCGACGACCAGCGGGACCAGCGGCGCCTTGATCTCCTTGCGCTCGGAGAGCCGGCTGGTCAGCTCCCAGACGCCGACCGCGACCGCGGCCATCACGACGACCAGGAACAGCGCCTTCACCACGAACAGCGAGGCGATGATCACCACGCCGAGGCCGACCCCCACGCCTATGGCGGCCTGGAGGTTACGGCCACCGCGCTGCTTGCGCGGCTGCGGTTGCGGGTCGGGCTGGGCGGCCACGGGTGTCTCCTGCCCTGGGTGGGACGACGGCACGAAGCGGGGCTGTCCGGCCGCCGGGTGGCTGGGCGGCGGCGCGGGATGCACCGGTGCCCCCGGGTGCGGCGGGGTGCCGTGACCGGGGGCGGGGGCGGGGGCGACGTCGGGCGATATCGCGCGCAGCACGACCGTCTCCGTCACGGCGGGCGGCGCCGGCTCGGACGGCTCGTCGCGGAACAGCGGACCGCTCAGTCGGCCGGCCTCCCGGGCCGGCTCCGCCGCGGAGGCGCCGGGGACGGCCGGTCGGCCGCGGCCCGGCGCACCGGGGGGCGGGCCGGGGTCGGCCGGGACGGGGGGCATGACCTGAGTCTCCTCCGCGTCGCCGCCCCAGTACACCGGGGGCTGCCGCAAGTGATCCGAACGGAGACCCTGGTCCCCCGGGACGGCACCCGGCACGCCCGGGGGCACGGCCGGGCCGCCCGGGTGGCCGGGACGTCCCTGGACCGGCGCCGGCTGCTCGCCGTACCCCGGCGCCGGTCCGACCGGGTCGCGGAGTGGCTGCGGCTGGGGCGCCGGGCGGTAGGGCTGGAACTGCTGGTCGGACGGGCCCCAGTAGCCAGGGGCGTCAGGGGCGTCGTTCATCAGACCTCGAGCAGCTCGGCTTCCTTGTGCTTCAGCAGCTCGTCGACGGCGGCCACGTACTTGGCCGTGGTGTCGTCGAGCTCCTTCTCGGCGCGGCGGCCCTCGTCCTCGCCGACCTCGCCGTCCTTGACCAGCTTGTCGATCGCGTCCTTGGCCTTGCGGCGCACCGAACGGATGGAGACCTTGGCGTCCTCGCCCTTGCCGCGGGCGACCTTGATGAACTCCCGGCGGCGCTCCTCGGTCAGCTCGGGCAGCACGACGCGGATGATGTTGCCGTCGTTGGACGGGTTGACGCCCAGGTCGGAGTCGCGGATCGCCTGCTCGATGGCCTTCAGCGCGGTCTTGTCGAACGGCGAGACGACCGCCATCCGGGGCTCCGGCACCGAGAACGAGGCCAGCTGGTTGATCGGCGTCACGGCGCCGTAGTACTCCGCGACGATCTTGGCGAACATCGCCGGGTGCGCGCGGCCGGTGCGGATGGCGGCGAAGTCGTCCTTGGCGACGGCGACGGCCTTCTCCATCTTCTCCTCGGCTTCGAGGAGGGTCTCTTCGATCACTGTGGTCTCCCTGTCCGGTTCATCTGCTGTTGTTCCGACCGGTGACGGCTCGGAGGCCGGTCGCGGCGCCCGCGCCGTCCCGTACGGCTGGTTGCTGCTCAGGCCCGGACAGAATCCTGGCTGATGAGTGTGCCGATCTTCTCACTCTTCACCGCACGCGCGATATTGCCCTCCGCCAGCAGTTCGAAGACCAGCATCGGAAGGTTGTTGTCCTTGCACAGCGTGATCGCGGTGAGGTCGGCGACCTTGAGGTCGCGCGCGATGACCTCGGAGTACTCCAGCGCGTCGAACTTGACCGCGTCCGGGTTGGTCCGCGGGTCGGAGTCGTAGACGCCGTCCACGCCGTTCTTGCCCATCAGCAGGACGTCGGCGTGGATCTCCAGCGCCCGCTGGACGGCCGTGGTGTCGGTGGAGAAGTACGGCATGCCCATACCGGCGCCGAAGATCACGACGCGGCCCTTCTCCAGGTGCCGGACGGCGCGCAGCGGCAGGTACGGCTCGGCGACCTGGCCCATGGTGATGGCGGTCTGGACCCGGGTCTCGATGCCCTCCTTGACCAGGAAGTCCTGCAGCGCAAGGCAGTTCATGACGGTGCCGAGCATGCCCATGTAGTCGGAGCGGGCCCGGTCCATACCGCGGACCTGCAGCTCGGCGCCCCGGAAGAAGTTGCCGCCGCCGATGACCACCGCGACCTCGGTACCGGCGCGGACGACGGTGGCGATCTCCCGGGCGATCGCGTGCACGACGTCCGGGTCGACGCCGAGCCCGCCGCCACCGGCGAAGGCTTCACCGGACAGCTTGAGCAGCACCCGGCGGCGCGAGCCGGCCTTGGGGTCCTGCGCGGTCTCCTGCGTCTCCTGCATGGACTTCTCCTTTTTGCACCTACTGGTCACAGGCGCGGGTGTGCGGATGCCCCGCCTGCGCGTACACGCGAGGAGGCCACTGCCGCGGGAACCGGTTCGGTGTCCTGCACGGCAATGGCCTCCTCGTCGTTCATGGTGCCGACGCGAGCCCGCCCGTGGGCGGTAGGCGCTGGGTGAGCCCGTTCGGCGTTCCTCCCGCCCCGGTCAGCGGGCGGGGGCGGTTCCCAGCCTAAGGGGGCCGGGGACCAGGTGGAACGTGGCTCAGGCGCCGACGCGGAAGCGGGCGAAGCGCTTGAGGGCGACGCCGTTCTCCTCAAGGACCTTGGCGACGGTCTTCTTGTTGTCCTTCGCGAAGGCCTGCTCCAGAACGGAGTTCTCCTTCACGAAGCCGGTGACGCGGCCCTCGACGATCTTCGGCAGGGCGGCTTCCGGCTTGCCCTCCTCGCGAGCGGTGGCCTCGGCGACGCGGCGCTCGTTCTCAAGCTCCTCGGCCGGGATCTCCTCGCGGGACAGGTACTTCGGCGCGAAGGCGGCGATGTGCTGCGCGACGTCCTTGGCGACCTCGGCGTTCTCCTTGTCCAGCTCGACCAGGACGCCGACGGCCGGCGGCAGGTCGGGGCTGGTCTTGTGCAGGTAGACCGCGACGAAGCCGTCACCGTCGAACTGGGCGAAGCGACGGAAGACGATCTTCTCGCCCAGGGTCGCGTTGGCCTCGTCCACGAACTGCTGGACGGTCTTGCCGGCCTCGATCTCGGAGGCCAGGGCGGCGTCCAGGTCGGCCGGGGCGGACTTGGCGACGTGGGCGGCGATGGCGTCGGCGACCTTGACGAAGTTGTCACCCTTGGCGACGAAGTCGGTCTCGCAGTTCAGCTCGACCAGGACGCCGGACTTCTTGTCCTCGGCGATCAGCGCGGAAACGGCGCCGTTGGAGGCGTCGCGG
The genomic region above belongs to Streptomyces sp. 1331.2 and contains:
- the pyrH gene encoding UMP kinase; this translates as MQETQETAQDPKAGSRRRVLLKLSGEAFAGGGGLGVDPDVVHAIAREIATVVRAGTEVAVVIGGGNFFRGAELQVRGMDRARSDYMGMLGTVMNCLALQDFLVKEGIETRVQTAITMGQVAEPYLPLRAVRHLEKGRVVIFGAGMGMPYFSTDTTAVQRALEIHADVLLMGKNGVDGVYDSDPRTNPDAVKFDALEYSEVIARDLKVADLTAITLCKDNNLPMLVFELLAEGNIARAVKSEKIGTLISQDSVRA
- the frr gene encoding ribosome recycling factor, giving the protein MIEETLLEAEEKMEKAVAVAKDDFAAIRTGRAHPAMFAKIVAEYYGAVTPINQLASFSVPEPRMAVVSPFDKTALKAIEQAIRDSDLGVNPSNDGNIIRVVLPELTEERRREFIKVARGKGEDAKVSIRSVRRKAKDAIDKLVKDGEVGEDEGRRAEKELDDTTAKYVAAVDELLKHKEAELLEV
- the tsf gene encoding translation elongation factor Ts, with translation MANFTAADVKKLRELTGAGMMDCKKALDEAEGNVEKAVELLRIKGQKGVAKREGRDASNGAVSALIAEDKKSGVLVELNCETDFVAKGDNFVKVADAIAAHVAKSAPADLDAALASEIEAGKTVQQFVDEANATLGEKIVFRRFAQFDGDGFVAVYLHKTSPDLPPAVGVLVELDKENAEVAKDVAQHIAAFAPKYLSREEIPAEELENERRVAEATAREEGKPEAALPKIVEGRVTGFVKENSVLEQAFAKDNKKTVAKVLEENGVALKRFARFRVGA
- a CDS encoding phosphatidate cytidylyltransferase; amino-acid sequence: MPPVPADPGPPPGAPGRGRPAVPGASAAEPAREAGRLSGPLFRDEPSEPAPPAVTETVVLRAISPDVAPAPAPGHGTPPHPGAPVHPAPPPSHPAAGQPRFVPSSHPGQETPVAAQPDPQPQPRKQRGGRNLQAAIGVGVGLGVVIIASLFVVKALFLVVVMAAVAVGVWELTSRLSERKEIKAPLVPLVVGGIAMVATGYWSGVEWAAASLALTGLAVMVWRMAEPPENYLRDITAGVFTAFYVPFLATFVAMMLAADDGPQRIVLFLIVTICSDTGAYAVGYKFGRTKLAPTISPGKTREGLAGGIALSMLAGAVLMQLIIDDGSWWQGLILGGCAAVTATLGDLGESMIKRDLGIKDMGTLLPGHGGIMDRLDSLLPTAPVVWLLLVAFVGS